From a region of the Candida albicans SC5314 chromosome 1, complete sequence genome:
- a CDS encoding exosome non-catalytic core subunit (Exosome non-catalytic core component; involved in 3'-5' RNA processing and degradation in the nucleus and cytoplasm; Spider biofilm induced) encodes MRFGDEHQTLKYKQSPNSKNQTSSMAELKQVTFSPEVLARIAPDVSLQRHLALGVRPNLRNFTEFKPVEVSNSTQFQDNNDNVFSSSVVKSGSTTIINTITLGVVENFNSNESEYATVYPCVEILRGRLGAPTDEEMILSQDLFETLYHNKIIPSTSLKINNLGISIKDDQTTTTSQTNSTIYYPDLNPGQWEYINLTSHHHKSYSFVLLSNIKVYSKSTSTSSLFDLCYLSMLEALKSLKLPRCYVSESFTTKVAMKSRRSNTRGLVDTNKASINIDLNKSLYEKIDLNIKSGTIASNFGVISHEGNTILLADLEGEAEESSVLSRLSIITNNDSINKISLVNGDPESEITLEMLKNAIEISKQRSREQGQQI; translated from the coding sequence ATGCGTTTCGGTGATGAGCATCAAACATTAAAATACAAACAATCACCAAACTCCAAAAACCAAACATCTAGCATGGCTGAATTGAAACAAGTTACATTTTCACCAGAAGTATTGGCAAGAATTGCACCTGATGTATCATTACAAAGACATTTAGCATTAGGAGTCAGACCTAATTTACGTAATTTCACTGAATTCAAACCAGTCGAAGTATCTAACAGTACTCAATTCCAAGACAATAATGACAAtgtattttcatcatcagtCGTTAAAAGCGGTTCAACTACTATTATAAACACCATTACATTGggagttgttgaaaatttcaatagcAATGAATCTGAATATGCCACTGTTTACCCCTGTGTGGAGATATTACGTGGAAGATTGGGAGCACCCACAGATGAAGAAATGATATTATCACaagatttatttgaaacttTATATCATAACAAAATAATTCCCTCTACAAgtttaaaaattaataacTTAGGGATTTCTATCAAAGATGACCAGACGACGACGACTTCTCAAACCAACTCCACCATATATTACCCAGATTTAAATCCTGGACAATGGGAATACATCAATCTTACAAGTCATCATCACAAATCATACTCATTTGTATTGTTGTCAAATATAAAAGTATATTCTAAGAGTACATCGACGAGTTCATTGTTTGACTTGTGTTATTTATCGATGCTTGAAGCATTGAAATCGTTGAAATTACCTAGATGTTATGTATCAGAAAGTTTCACTACTAAAGTTGCCATGAAATCACGAAGATCGAATACTAGAGGGTTGGTTGATACCAATAAAGCAAGTATAAacattgatttgaataaatctTTATACGAAAAAATCgatttaaatataaaaagtGGGACAATTGCTAGTAATTTTGGGGTTATATCACATGAAGGTAATACAATATTATTGGCTGATTTAGAAGGTGAGGCTGAGGAAAGTTCAGTGTTGTCTcgtttatcaattataacAAATAATGATAGTATTAACAAAATAAGTTTGGTTAACGGTGATCCAGAAAGTGAAATTACATTagaaatgttgaaaaatgcAATTGAAATAAGTAAACAAAGGAGTAGAGAACAAGGTCAACAGATATAG